In one Andrena cerasifolii isolate SP2316 chromosome 2, iyAndCera1_principal, whole genome shotgun sequence genomic region, the following are encoded:
- the Cdgapr gene encoding GTPase-activating protein CdGAPr isoform X4, with product MPGPAQERPRAQRLTDIEPQTAKGLGCNRTDDFSTPVSSGSNMGSIARFPKLDECAHFHYEHVELSSLEVSLSEGSNESDSYAVRVTSGDACWTLQRSYDNFVMFDKQLHRCIFDRKFSSLAKLPDTRAKNTCDILGDYLSRFSQLNHEGLNCGPVLNWLQLDNRGRRILVPESDSCPINTPAVAAAYAVRPYVAQAPDEISFQVGDMISVIDMPPPGESTWWRGKHGFAVGFFPAECVAVIGDKVPRHLTVSTTVRSKLPVKPVLRKHGKLIAFFRSFILNRPSRRRLKQSGILKERVFGCDLGEHLLNSGQDVPTVLTCCAEFIENHGLVDGIYRLSGVTSNIQRLRNAFDEDRVPALHSDESILQDIHSVASLLKMYFRELPNPLCTYQLYSTFVSAVQANTDAERLRRMRDTVRKLPPPHYRTLEYLMRHLVRVAARGAETGMTPRNVAIVWAPNLLRCKELEVGGVAALQGVGVQAVVTEFLVCYAELIFGDGPVGRPKSLAITTSARLLSLEEARNRSLRGEPDYIEVGAGPAGLPLHYHTVIELPRKRNGSKRSPSLNWRALFGRGGLGARGKARQVGTPPQTETVPSSLNSLRRLRPVKSADSLDGEDSVGPLLGPPPARPCGHSRSVSHDSYFDHLADGPNATSPLDLSEIQLNFDLEEREMRMFSEEESGGVASVEASPRRQRTEGAQNAGTTGGSKRKRSRLEERLQCDVELRFIDSQSPDQVMVSADVHSMDTPSPLPTPGYLPLLSEASTPLTPATLHGTPHSTSPIPANSPRISFRSFTLPLEIDDEQSNAGKLNRTSVSSDKSSDPSHRLSVSLEGRSSAKSCERITTYDKHVDLYDGKESSTVQKAPKGSAAVESDVADQEMTPCDRLASHPNDTQLSKIASPRKDAGSRSSSCPIDESKSSNSGSRDTLDVRKRDTRNKPISSQNDDAMAGNSNAHRNELPGLPLSSATDQDSPMSYEQTEDLPDSGFVICDSSDKMFTNTETPQMASNTNDSGEWVIIEGTGSITTPTSESSSPKDPLEGTVNPALATDGPQLRSMSENVSRTSLDLTMGSTVDTDTSCIGVSDLTESPVLPQESGEMNFDVADNRELDEHESTAQRTPGAFDGQTNYTLVDSGNNFSNIVRSPMHDQENGNQKICTVSITDIRLNQKSGGMGHEVTTCYAQLDNRNENPSKKEALDREHESIENSQRTSRNLDFQHQDIRRSLQLHPKPQFQGGDRRSFSSQSNKNLDLDLSLTNNDNKKQRSQSQKLEKCQSFEYVSAKEPTQNSQQHKQFPPRGEEASKCNNVKSTQPQEHAEVMIPSENAAEPSEIAHPPEGASETTSLNSSCTFSNASSPVDDSIVLRDTAAILQELALQRLSGGIVGDLSIPPRRRYETESNKDRRSFDSEIGREIVRERKMRQELDTARGKSEEPPMNSQHLPPCLRARHARTSRTSFSRSLDEAKFNKMTEEASLPVKQGSEDAQHSSTPNVGTGSNSSGNSDKTHLKNLGGLDLGDPQCRERIEKYKEERRTFLRDKYRSESFRGMMSKAEDDGEQALLARLKQRASRPSLH from the exons AACACCTGCGATATACTCGGGGACTATTTGAGCAGGTTCTCCCAATTGAATCACGAAGGCCTAAACTGCGGCCCCGTGTTAAATTGGCTGCAGCTAGACAACAGGGGGCGAAGAATCCTCGTGCCAGAGTCAGACTCATGCCCTATTAACACCCCAGCCGTGGCTGCGGCTTACGCAGTCAGGCCTTACGTGGCTCAGGCACCGGATGAGATCTCCTTTCAG GTTGGGGACATGATTTCTGTAATAGACATGCCTCCGCCAGGGGAAAGCACATGGTGGCGCGGGAAGCATGGATTCGCGGTGGGATTTTTTCCAGCCGAGTGCGTAGCTGTGATCGGGGACAAAGTTCCACGGCACCTGACCGTGTCGACGACAGTTAGATCGAAGCTGCCCGTGAAACCGGTGCTGAGGAAGCACGGAAAGTTGATCGCCTTCTTCAGGTCGTTTATTCTAAACAGACCATCCAGGAGGAGGCTGAAGCAGTCGGGGATCTTGAAGGAGCGGGTGTTCGGTTGTGATTTAGGGGAGCATCTCTTGAACTCCGGCCAGGACG TGCCCACCGTTCTAACGTGCTGCGCCGAGTTCATCGAGAACCACGGCCTGGTCGATGGTATATACCGTCTGAGCGGCGTGACATCCAACATCCAGAGATTAAGAAACGCGTTCGACGAGGACCGTGTTCCCGCGTTGCATTCCGATGAAAGTATCCTGCAAGACATCCATTCGGTGGCGTCCCTGTTGAAGATGTACTTCAGAGAGCTACCGAATCCACTCTGTACATACCAGCTTTATTCTACTTTCGTTAGCGCGGTCCAGGCCAACACGGACGCGGAGAGGTTGAGGCGGATGAGGGACACCGTTAGAAAATTACCACCACCCCACTACAG AACCCTGGAGTATCTGATGCGCCATTTAGTTAGAGTGGCAGCTCGTGGCGCGGAGACCGGCATGACGCCACGCAACGTCGCCATAGTGTGGGCACCGAACCTGCTGAGGTGCAAGGAGCTGGAAGTCGGCGGCGTGGCGGCACTGCAGGGCGTTGGCGTGCAGGCGGTCGTTACGGAGTTTCTGGTCTGCTACGCGGAATTAATCTTCGGCGATGGACCCGTGGGAAGGCCGAAATCGTTAGCCATTACGACGTCCGCGAGATTGCTCAGCTTGGAGGAGGCACGGAACAGGAGCCTGCGGGGGGAGCCCGACTACATAGAAGTGGGCGCTGGTCCAGCTGGGTTACCGTTGCATTACCACACGGTCATAGAGCTGCCGCGAAAGAGAAATGGCTCGAAGCGCTCGCCCTCGTTGAACTGGAGGGCTTTGTTCGGCAGAGGTGGCCTGGGTGCCAGGGGTAAAGCGAGACAAGTTGGCACGCCACCTCAAACAGAAACGGTGCCAAGTTCCTTAAACTCCTTGCGACGATTGAGACCGGTGAAAAGCGCCGACAGCTTGGACGGCGAGGACAGCGTGGGCCCTCTTCTAGGACCCCCGCCAGCCAGGCCGTGCGGCCACAGTCGATCGGTATCCCACGACTCCTATTTCGATCACCTGGCGGACGGTCCCAATGCCACGTCGCCCCTGGATCTGTCCGAGATACAGCTGAACTTCGATCTGGAGGAACGGGAGATGAGGATGTTCTCCGAGGAAGAGAGCGGGGGAGTGGCGTCTGTGGAGGCGTCCCCGCGAAGGCAGAGAACCGAAGGGGCGCAGAACGCTGGTACCACCGGCGGATCGAAGAGGAAGAGGTCCCGATTGGAGGAGAGACTGCAGTGCGACGTCGAGTTGCGCTTCATCGATAGCCAAAGTCCTGATCAG GTGATGGTGTCCGCGGACGTTCACAGCATGGACACTCCGTCTCCTTTACCCACGCCAGGGTACCTTCCACTGTTGTCCGAAGCCTCGACACCGCTGACGCCTGCTACGTTGCACGGGACACCGCACTCCACGTCACCCATACCAGCCAACAGTCCTAGGATAAGTTTCCGTAGCTTCACCTTACCGTTAGAGATCGACGACGAGCAGAGTAACGCGGGCAAACTGAACAGAACTAGCGTGTCTTCCGATAAATCATCCGACCCTAGTCATAGGTTATCCGTAAGCTTAGAGGGGCGGAGTAGCGCTAAGTCCTGTGAGAGGATAACAACGTACGACAAGCATGTAGATTTGTACGACGGCAAAGAGTCTTCCACGGTTCAGAAGGCTCCGAAGGGATCAGCCGCGGTGGAGTCGGACGTGGCCGACCAGGAGATGACACCTTGCGACAGGCTGGCGTCTCACCCTAACGACACACAGCTCAGCAAAATAGCGTCACCGCGCAAGGACGCGGGAAGTAGATCTAGCTCCTGTCCCATCGACGAGAGCAAGTCGTCCAACAGCGGCAGCAGGGACACCTTGGACGTGCGGAAGCGCGATACCCGAAACAAGCCTATCAGTTCACAAAACGACGACGCCATGGCTGGGAATTCAAACGCACACAGAAACGAATTACCCGGACTGCCGTTATCCAGCGCGACCGATCAAGATTCCCCGATGTCCTACGAGCAAACCGAGGATCTGCCTGACTCCGGTTTCGTGATCTGTGACAGCTCCGACAAGATGTTCACCAATACGGAAACACCGCAGATGGCGTCTAACACCAACGATTCAGGCGAATGGGTGATAATCGAGGGAACAGGCTCGATCACGACACCCACTAGTGAATCGAGCAGTCCTAAAGATCCTCTGGAAGGCACGGTGAATCCTGCGCTAGCGACAGACGGGCCGCAGTTGCGATCGATGTCGGAGAACGTCTCCAGGACTTCCTTGGATCTGACAATGGGCTCGACCGTGGACACCGATACATCCTGTATCGGCGTCAGCGACCTCACGGAAAGCCCTGTTCTACCCCAGGAATCTGGAGAGATGAACTTTGACGTCGCCGACAACAGAGAGCTGGACGAGCACGAGAGTACCGCGCAAAGAACACCAGGGGCTTTCGATGGTCAGACGAACTACACCCTGGTCGATTCGGGGAACAACTTCTCGAACATCGTTCGTTCCCCCATGCACGACCAGGAGAACGGGAATCAGAAGATCTGCACGGTCAGCATAACGGACATTCGTCTGAACCAGAAGTCCGGTGGGATGGGGCACGAGGTGACAACGTGCTACGCCCAGCTGGATAACAGGAACGAGAATCCATCGAAGAAAGAAGCTCTCGACAGGGAACACGAGTCTATCGAAAACTCTCAGCGCACCTCAAGAAACCTGGACTTCCAGCACCAAGACATCCGACGCTCCCTGCAGCTGCACCCGAAACCACAGTTCCAGGGTGGCGATCGTCGCTCGTTCTCCAGCCAGTCTAACAAGAACCTGGATCTCGATCTATCTTTAACGAATAATGACAATAAGAAGCAACGCTCCCAGAGCCAGAAGCTGGAAAAGTGCCAAAGCTTCGAGTACGTCTCAGCAAAGGAGCCGACTCAGAACAGTCAGCAGCACAAACAGTTCCCGCCGCGCGGCGAGGAGGCTTCCAAGTGCAACAACGTGAAGAGCACGCAGCCGCAGGAGCACGCCGAGGTGATGATACCGTCGGAGAACGCAGCTGAGCCCAGCGAAATAGCTCACCCTCCGGAGGGTGCGTCCGAAACCACCTCCCTCAACTCCTCCTGCACGTTTTCAAACGCATCGTCGCCAGTGGACGACTCGATAGTGCTCCGCGACACAGCCGCCATACTGCAGGAGCTTGCGTTGCAGAGACTGTCCGGTGGCATTGTAGGGGATCTCTCCATTCCACCTAGAAGGAGGTACGAAACGGAGAGCAACAAGGACAGGAGGAGCTTCGACTCGGAGATCGGCCGTGAAATAGTCCGCGAGCGTAAGATGAGGCAGGAGTTGGACACCGCTAGGGGAAAGTCCGAGGAGCCGCCGATGAATTCTCAACATCTACCGCCTTGCTTGAGGGCCCGCCACGCTAGGACCTCGCGTACGTCATTCAGTCGTTCGCTGGACGAGGCCAAGTTCAATAAAATGACAGAGGAAGCATCGTTGCCGGTGAAACAGGGCAGCGAGGACGCGCAGCATAGCTCCACGCCGAATGTTGGCACCGGCTCGAACAGCTCTGGTAATTCCGATAAGACGCACCTGAAGAACCTTGGCGGCCTGGATCTGGGCGATCCCCAATGCAGAGAAAGGATAGAAAAGTACAAAGAGGAGAGAAGGACGTTCTTGAGGGACAAATATAGGTCGGAAAGCTTCCGTGGGATGATGTCGAAGGCGGAGGACGATGGAGAACAGGCGCTTCTGGCTAGGTTAAAACAGAGAGCCTCTAGACCCTCCCTTCATTGA